The DNA window CATGTTCTGGTCTCCCTACTTGGTCAGAACCTCAAAAACGGACCCCAACGACGAGCGGCGGCCTTACGAGCTTTTCCTGGACGAGCCCGACCCCCACTGGACCTCCCAGGTGGCCCTCTTCGACTACGTGATCATCTCGGCCGGGCACTGGTTCTTCCGCCCCACCTACTTCAGCCTCCACGGGCGGCGCATGGGGTGCCTCTACTGCCCGGAGCCCGAGGTCACCCACCTCACCTCCTACTTCAGCTACCGCCGCGCCTTCCGCACGGCCTTCCAGGCAATCAACGACGCCGGGTTCGGGGGCGTGGCGTTCCTGAGGACGTACGCGCCGTCGCACTTCGAGGGGGCGGCGTGGGACAAGGGCGGGGACTGCGCGCGGACGCGGCCGTACAGGAGGAGCGAGGTGGCGCTGGAGGATTACAGCCTGGAGATGTATCTGATACAGCTGGAGGAGCTGAGGATAGCGCAGAAAGCGGGGAGGAGAAGCGGAGGGAAGTTCAAGCTGTTTGATGCGACGGTGGCGATGCTGCTGCGGCCGGATGGACATCCTAGTAGATATGGGCATTGGCCGGTCATCAATAACACAATGGCCAATGACTGCGTGCATTGGTGCTTGCCTGGACCCATTGATGCTTGGAATGATTTTTTGCTCCAGTTGTTCAAGACACAATTAGAATAGCATTACTACATTTTTTTAACTTTCTTTGTGATCGTCCGTGTATTTAGTCCATCTCGTTCACCAAGTTATACTACTATGTCTATGTTGTTAAAATGGCCACACAAGAAAATTCAATATTAGACAATCACCATACCAAAATTTTATGGAAAAATCATGGCCGCACGAATATGCACGATACAACTGTTCATACTTCATAGAGAGATTGCAAAATGGATTAGTGAAACAACGATTATCTCATTATCAGTTATCACCTACCCCTACTTATGGCAGCTAAAATAGATAGCCTAATGGATTCCAAGGCCCAACATAAAACTCTCAATGGCTCGCCCCGTTAACCAGGGGGAAATTATCACAAATGACAACTTTCAGCCCAAATCTCCTCTTTAATTTAGGAAAAATATACACTAGTAATGGATAGTGGATTCATGTCATTACTAGGGTTTATGTTTTCTAAATAAGAAAGTTTATAATTATTAGAAATAGACAAAAAAATTCATCTTTATTAGGGACTGAGAGAAGTAGTATAACAGTAGGTGTTGTAGCATATGTTATATGTGATCATTTAGTATTATACATTATGCCTGTTTACTTATGTTTGCATTCCATTTAAAGCTATCCCAAATTTTGACTCATTCATATTGTGTTATTGATAGTACACTTAAAAAGTATAATATCTAATTTTACCGACTTTATACTccatttttcttatttatttttatctcatTTAATATACTGGGCatacttttattaatttcacGTACAAAAGAGTAAATGTTTTTGGGTAAATATAAAAAGGAAAGTAAAGGCGAAAGGCGGCCGAGAATACAAAGGGGATTTATATTTCCAGTTGTTACTTTACCTTGAAGGAGGAGCAACTAACCAGACAAGATGggtggtggagaaggagaggatcCCCAGAAGTTGAAGCGAATTGCGGCGGCGGCCTACGATTACGACAACGACTCCCGCTGGGCGGATTATTGGTCCAATATTCTCATTCCGCCGCACTTGGCGTCCCGCAACGATGTTGTTGACCACTACAAGCGCAAGTTCTACCAGCGTTACATCGTgcgatctctctctctccgatGTCATCTTGTGCCAGGGTTTTATCGGGATTTAATTGGTTTTCCCCCAATTGAACCTTGTTTATAATCCTTATTGAAGACTAATCTGGATTTTCTTTCGGACTTAATTTTCGCAACTTTTTCCCCCTTTATATTCTTACTTGATAATATTCTTCTAGCGTAGTATTGGAGAAGATATTTAAGATCCGTGCGCAGTTCAATTCAAGTAGTAATATATTTTGTTATGctgtttttgttttcttttatcgTTAAATGTGGTCTGGACTCAGTTCCGATGCGGTTTTTTCGAACGGTATTACTTGTGAGGTTCTGATTGTTATCGTTTTCGAGCTTCAGATTTGCGTCCTCGATTTCCTTCATTGTTTTCATGGATGTGGAGATGACCATTGAGTGCAACTCAATGCTCTTCTTGTCACTAGATTTTAGACATATATGATGCTAGAATTGCTTGATGTATTTCTATCGTGTATGTAAGGCATTGAGTTTAGTATTTGAAGGACAAGATAAGATACTCAAACTAgtacaaatataattaatccGTCAAAGTAATGGTAGATTGGGTTTATCTTCGGTTATTTTTATCTTTCCATCCTATCATGAAAAGTAAACCCCCCGTGGGAGTTTAATTTCCCTATGATCATCATATGTGGAGGCCACATTTAGTGGCTTGTTGGTTCTATTTGATAGGAGTATTTTAAAGCCGTatcttgtttttaatttttcaggACCCTGATCTAGTTGTCGAGGCAATGGCGACCAGCAGCTCATCCCAGTCGACAACAACATCAAACCCACCACAACAATCCTCGTCATCAACTGCTAACCCCAGCGATACTCGCCAAAGGAGTTCAGGTCTCAGTCATAATTTCCACGTTTTTCCTTGAACGAGATTGAAATTTCAGTAGTTATCAGTCTTACGTTTTCTGTAGAAGCTAGCTATTCTTTGATGTGAAGCCTATGGAAAATCACTTGTAGGGTCCTCTGGTAGAACATCGGGGGCATCAACTACTCCACCAACCAATTCTACATCATTGCGTTGGGATCAGCATACAATCCAATTTTCTGTCAATGCTTGGGTAAGTTAGATTTCTTGGTATTAAGATGAGAAGGTCTTCATTATCTTTAAGCTGATGTAGTTTGCTGCTAGTTTTGAGGTGGAGTATTGTTTTACTagtattttcatgttgatttatATGTTTTTCTGGCAGGTTTTTGTAGTGGCAGTCCTTGCAATATTTCCACTTGTTCCAAGGAACCTCTCCAATCGGGCATACCGGCTTTCCTTTTTGGGGACTGCATGTTCTTCCTTGTATTCATTGTATTCACTATATGGGGTAACGTTCTAGATTAGCCTATTTGCCAAATATATCATCTATGTCTATAATGCCTAGATTGTTGACAATTTATCAGTGCGCCATTTAATTGTTAGTATAACTAATCAATGTCTGCAGAAACCTAGAGCATGGAACTTGCAGGCTGTGCAAGTTTGGTTCCAGTCGGTGGTTGTCACCAAAGATTTTATGTACTCTATCTACTGCCTTACCTTTGTCAGCTCACATCTGGTTCTCAAATGTTAGTCCAACCTGTCTGTTCTTTCTGTCTCGTGTTACTAGATATATGATGCTTCTCTTCGATGATAATAAGTTAGCTTTTTAATTCTGTGCAGTTGCTTTACTTCCTATAATGTGCCGGGCCCTTGAGCATGTTGCAAAGTTCCTGAGGCGTAACTTTAGTAGATCAACCATATACAGGTAACTAAGAAAGCCTGTATTTCTCCTTCAGTTGCTCAAAATACACTTTTTAGCCATAAAAGTCATGTGTTCTGCTTTGCAAtgtgaactttgaaattggatgtactacctccgtcccacattaagtgtcacatttagtgtgagcacgggttttaagaaatgtaaataaaagttggttgaataaattagtggactataggtcccacttatatatattagttttataaaaaaatgtgagtagaattggttggtggaatgtggggtctacttactatttatggtaaaagtgaaatgtgactcttattgtgggacggaccgaaatggcaaaatgtgacacttaatgtgggacgaaggtagtaatttttattcatttcttcAAAATATTTGTGGGCCATAGTCAACCAAATCTTTTCTTTGCTTGCATTTGACTCTCTACATGTATTACATAGTTGATTCCAAGCACACATTTTTAGGTTTTAGGTTAAGTCTGACGCCTCATATTTTGTAATGAGTCATATATGTAATTACAATGGGGCTATCTATTGATTGTGTAGTAATTTACTCTTTGATATAGTTGCAATAATTACATTAGTGGATGTGTGATTGTCTTGTTGATTGTCAAGTACAGGGAGAGGAAATAAGGAAAATGTAGGAAACACTAAGCTGAATTGTTATTTGTTCCTTGGCTTATAGCTTTTCTAAGCTGGGATAATGGGGGTTTTGCTCACAAGATTTTAATAATGCCGTCGAGGGTCCTCGCTTTCTAAGTCTCTTGGGTAGCTGTATCCGTAGGGTATGCCAGAATACCTTGTATATTCTTTtgttctttatatttttattgctTACCCACCTaagaaacaatttttaattttttatgcatggGTCACACTTGTCATTTTGGAAGGCCTGTCTCTGTAATATGTTTGTGATTTATTGGTGGGACTTTTACAGGAAATACTTGGAAGATGCTTGCATTTGGGTAGAATCAAATACAACTACCCTTAGCATTCTCTCCTCACAGGCTGAAATCGGACTTGGGTTCCTTCTGATTATCTCTCTGTTATCGTCAGTACTTCTAGTTTCCTTCCATTATATGTTTACATCAATTCATGTATTTTGTCATAGTTTCTCTAAAAAAAACTTCCATTACTTGCTGTGAAACTTTCTTGCTCACTGCAGGTGGCAGCGCAACATTATACAGACATTTATGTACTGGCAGGTgataactcttattttattccttaTATTTGTCCACTTTTgggtttcaaaaatatttagcTACTGGTCAGCTGCAGCTAACAACTGcattaatttgtatttatttttctcctttCGAGTCCATGGGTCCTTTTGTAGTATGTGTGGAAGAGACACCACAATAGTACTAGTAACTATAATGAGCTATTGCTGTTACCTGGATAGACGTTGTTTTTATATACCCACTCCGTCCACTACCAATAATAGTCTTGGTAGGGGTTGGTAGGGGAttatatgagttttaatgtgaaattggtaaagtaggagagagataaagagaaaaagtggCTGGAATTTATTATTAGTAGAGTATGAGActcacctcattagaaagaaaaaaattaccaTAACTTGAAGGTGATTAATTTTTGTGGACGGACCTAAATGGAAAAACAAAACTATGACGGAGGGATTGTATGATTCTCAAATGCTACTTTGTCAAATCAAAATTGTAGAGAAGGTCTTACGATATTTTGGATATCTTTCTTTGGCAGCTACTGAAGCTTATGTACCATGCTCCTGCCACTGCTAGTTATCACAGAAGTGCATGGTCTAACATTGGGCGAATAGCGAATCCATTAATCCAGCGCTACGCCCCATTTTTGAACACTCCAATGGCAACCGTTAAGAAATGGTGGTTGAGATGAAGTCTTGAGAGGAAGGGATTAATGACAGAGAAGTAAAATCTGGAGTAGGCTGATTGTTATAACAGTCACTTAGACACTCCATGTTGATTCGAAAACGTCCAAAATTCTGTATTTTCGATTCAAAGCAGTTGGGACTAAATCAATGGCAACTAATAATCAGTTAAAACCTGGCTTCATATAGCTCTCAGTTAAATGACTAGAAGCGATTCCCAGTTCGATGTAGCTTTATTTCATACAATCAATCTTTGTGTTTTATAATTATAGCTTTTTCTTCACAGGTGGTTATCTTTGTGCAACTTTATTTGAGACACCTTGTATCCTACAGACGTTGTGGGAAAAGTTATGGATTGCTTTAGCATTCTAATTTCTCAAAAATAGATCCCATTGTTAAGATTTAACAAAATGCCTTCAATTTCTATCTAATTCAAGAATATCAAGTTTCGGTCTGACAATTATCTAGGAGTATAAactaacatttttttttctctgaaaaatatcaataaagttAATTAATACTCTATTAAACATTGATTGATAATAGTATTTATTACTAGTTGTTAATGAGAATTTGTTAGATATGATTGCTATAAAATGGTGTGTTTTCTAAATCATTAATATCGTGGTTTTACATTCTATAAGCATGTAATTAAAAGCAATATATTCTGGGGTAAGAAATATGCATATcataatcataaataatttgtgTATTAAAGATTCTAGATTATTAATcttgaaataatactttctcatACCTCGTCTTTCAATAATAGTAAAGTTATCTTATTATGTTATCATTCTAACACACTCCTACTTGTATATCATATAAGTGTCATTTGTCTTCCCAATGTTATAAGACTTTAATCTTGACATAGCAACCATTTACGAACTTATTTGTGCAAGGAAATAAGATAAGAGATCTTTTAACGATGATATTATCACTATTTGTCCTACAATTCGTAAAATTTGGActattttattcaaaatatcaaataattattgaagaaaaataatatggcAGAAAAAAATTTTCTCCAcataaaaattaagaaataggGTTAGATACATAGTAGCACCTCAAAACATTAGTATTTATCCTGATACACACAATCTTTATTTCTGTGCTTTACTACATAATTTCAGTACAATGTGTGTCGTGTTCTAAAACATCGTAAAATTTTCATATGCATATTCCTATCAAATTATTTGCATAATTCCTTATCATATTAAACATATATTCGTATAAAACAATTATTTGCATAATTCAAATATCTAACAAGATATTATATCACGCGCAtgttataaaaaacaaatttataCATTCGGAATAAATAATCTTCCTAGCACCTAATTCTGCTTTCCAATTAACATCATTCAATCTTTGCTAGCTCTACTTCTTAATGTATATCTTTTCCTCTTCACTTGTAATATCTGTATTAATAAATGTGCAAACCTGTTAGCCAGTAATATCAACTAAAAAAATGGTTAATCTATAGGTTGGGGGTGGGTCAGTTCGTCAAGGCCTTTCCACAGTTGGATTTCTCATAGCTCTATCTCAACAAGTACTCTCTCTCATTTTCTCGGAGTATAACTGCTACCTTTTTAGCTGCTATCTgaaacacaacataaaaaatgaaaaatttataTGCAGACTCAGCACTCgttcaaaaatgaaaatatgctCCACTTTTTTTCCAACTTACCATGCCATACCCATAGTCTGTTATGATCACTGATACATAGTCGGAAGGTGTTGCATCATAACTGTtagcaaaaacaaaaaattaactATCAAAACTGATTTCTATAAAATGATCACTCAATGTTAAAACCATAGTTACAGCAGAGCAGGTTCAAGGGTTGTAGATTCTCATTACTTCCAGAATCCATTGAAATCATTTCAGCATCACCTGAAAGAGTATGCGTATTATTAAGTGCATAATTCGATGCAAATTAAACTACCTTCTCTTATATGACAACCTGATCTTACCAAGCTCATTACAGGAAATGGAATCGAGTTGAACCCTGTCGTGAAACTTGTAAGCTTCACAACATATCAGGACTGGGACACGGAACTGATGGGCAACCATAGCAATACATGCTGTGCCAACTCTTGATTGAGTAAACAGTTCCATTTGACAACACCGAAGATGCACCCAGAAAAACTCTTGTTACTTCATGCATGACATAAGAAACAACATTTATATGAGTGTATGTACAACTAATTCCTTTCCCCACGAGCCTGCGAAGCAGCTTTTTTCCTTCAAGCTTGGGACGTGAATCAACTATCACCACTCGAAACTGTTTCCCAACCTCATGGGCATGTAGCAGTAGCATTTCAACAGCAGAAGACGATGCATATGTCAGAAGAACATCGCCATCCCTAATTTTAGACACAGCATGCTTTGCAATAACCTTATCTGCTAGAATTATCTTGTCGTTTATAAAACGATCAATGTCAGAGAGAAGAATGGTAATTGCTTCTGAAACAGAGATGTTTAAGGGAAAGCTGGCAATTCGTCTCTTAAGAAACCTAATTGCATTGCTCATGCTGATCGAAAGGGGTCTACATTCTATCAGAAAGGAAACATAACAGTTTATTTTACAAGTCAAGTCCCTAATAAGATTTGTTTCAGGTGGTGTAGAATAATCCTTGATTGATACTTGAAATGCTTGCAACATCGCAATGCACCAGGCATTGCCACCAGATATATCCCCAGCTAGATATTGGAAACCAACCTGAAAAGTTCATGTTACCACAAGCATTATGCAAAGAGAATAAAAACTAATTTTACCTTGTACAGAGCAGGATGGATGGGGCCTAATCGAAAGAAATTCGATTCCAGGTGAGTGAGCTTTGCACCATGATCACGCTGAGGTAGATCCCTAAAGAGTTCAACTATGTTCCTGGCTTCTGATTGTTTTACTACAGAACTCTTCTTTGCCTTCCTACCTTTATCTGTTTGACTGTCACTCCTTTTTATCTCAGAGTTGTCTTTCCTTTGAGGAGCTGGCTTTACAGACTTCCCTGCATTGGCTGAATCGACTCCAGCAGTCCTTCCTTCCTTCACCTGGAAGATACAACAGAAGATTGGAGATGAGATGCACAAAACACGCAAAGAACTTCAACGGGGCAAGAAAAATAAGGAACAAATGGAAAAAGTGGGCAACATAAATATGGATATGACAAATTGGAAAGCAGGATATTTTTACCTTTGGTAGCAGCTTTGGCAGCACGCTGTATATTATTTTgtatagtgaaatatgaatctcacttttgtatattattttgataatactAAAAAATGTGAGTGGcagaagttagtggaatgtgagacctacttatcatttatgtcaaaagtgaaagtggacaattaatgggggacggagggagtattaaaaaaagACTCCATACGTCATATTCACATA is part of the Salvia splendens isolate huo1 chromosome 6, SspV2, whole genome shotgun sequence genome and encodes:
- the LOC121806788 gene encoding uncharacterized protein LOC121806788, yielding MGGGEGEDPQKLKRIAAAAYDYDNDSRWADYWSNILIPPHLASRNDVVDHYKRKFYQRYIDPDLVVEAMATSSSSQSTTTSNPPQQSSSSTANPSDTRQRSSGSSGRTSGASTTPPTNSTSLRWDQHTIQFSVNAWVFVVAVLAIFPLVPRNLSNRAYRLSFLGTACSSLYSLYSLYGKPRAWNLQAVQVWFQSVVVTKDFMYSIYCLTFVSSHLVLKFALLPIMCRALEHVAKFLRRNFSRSTIYRKYLEDACIWVESNTTTLSILSSQAEIGLGFLLIISLLSWQRNIIQTFMYWQLLKLMYHAPATASYHRSAWSNIGRIANPLIQRYAPFLNTPMATVKKWWLR
- the LOC121808808 gene encoding LOW QUALITY PROTEIN: probable translation initiation factor eIF-2B subunit delta (The sequence of the model RefSeq protein was modified relative to this genomic sequence to represent the inferred CDS: deleted 1 base in 1 codon) — protein: MTSLRVLCISSPIFCCIFQVKEGRTAGVDSANAGKSVKPAPQRKDNSEIKRSDSQTDKGRKAKKSSVVKQSEARNIVELFRDLPQRDHGAKLTHLESNFFRLGPIHPALYKVGFQYLAGDISGGNAWCIAMLQAFQVSIKDYSTPPETNLIRDLTCKINCYVSFLIECRPLSISMSNAIRFLKRRIASFPLNISVSEAITILLSDIDRFINDKIILADKVIAKHAVSKIRDGDVLLTYASSSAVEMLLLHAHEVGKQFRVVIVDSRPKLEGKKLLRRLVGKGISCTYTHINVVSYVMHEVTRVFLGASSVLSNGTVYSSRVGTACIAMVAHQFRVPVLICCEAYKFHDRVQLDSISCNELGDAEMISMDSGSNENLQPLNLLCFMMQHLPTMYQ